A region of the Apium graveolens cultivar Ventura chromosome 6, ASM990537v1, whole genome shotgun sequence genome:
CTTACTGCGAGGCAGAGAGGTcttcctccaatcatagacctggatggtccaataccatTCACTGacgagataatgaatgcccacatctcaaagaagttcaagatgcccacccTCAAAGCAGATGATATAACTGGCGACCCTgttaatcatgtcaggacattctctaacgCCATGTTGCTACAGCCTGTGAATGAggctattaagtgtcgggcctttcctcaaactctatccagtatggctcaaaggtggtatagccGCCTCCCTAAAAATCTATTGGATCCTTGAAGGACTTGATTCAAGCTTTTATCAATCAATTTATTAGTGGCAAAGTACAGGATAAGAGTTCGGCTTCCCTCATGGACATAGTCCAAGGAGCAAAGGAGCCCTGAGAGACTACCTGAACCGATTTACGAAGGAGGCTTTGAAGGTCCTTGATCTTGacgataaggtagctatgatagccctaaaacaagggactagagacgagttctttaagatgtccctgGCCAAGCACCCTCTCGAAAGCATGCTGCAGCTCTAGGATAGGCCAGAAAGTATGTCAAGGTGGAGGAAAGTATAAAGAAGACAGCTGTGAGTAATGAACCCGCTGGAAACAAGAAGCGGAAGATGGATCTGGAGTACgatgccaaggacaagtatcctcaAATTGGAAAAAGCTCTGACTCCTCCTCTTTTAAGAAGAATCAGCAACCAAGGTTCATTGAATATGCAAGGTTGAACGCTCCAATGAGCCAAATCTttatggaaattgagaaggacaaagagttcaaatggccgaagccactaaggggagaccccgaAAAAAGAGACAAGAGTCGATACTGCAGGTTctacaaagatgttggtcatgatactGATGATTGTAGGCAACTTAAGGATGAGATTAATTATTTGATGCGAGGTGGAAAATTTGGACGTTTCACCAAGGTGAAGAGGCTGGAGGCCAAAAAAGAGACAACGACCGAAGAGATGACGATCGAAGGGGTAATGAAAGAGATCGCAACCCACATCCCTGAGGGACAGTAATCAATATGATCTCAGAAGGTCCTACAGCAGCTGGTACTATAAGGAACTCTCGAAAAGCTTACCCCGGGAGAGGTGATGAGCATAGTTGGAGAACCATCTAAGCTTTCTAAGTCAGAGATGATGCTTGAATTTGGTGACCGagaccttgaaggtttgaaatttcctcaggATGATCCTCTGGTTATCACTCCGGTAATTGGAAATTATCCTATTATGAGGGTCCTAGGGGATAATAGAGCTTCTGTGGATATTCTTTTCCATGATACATTCATAAGGATGGGCTACAATGATTCCCAACTAACTCCATCTTACGCACCCATCTACAGGTTTAACCACGTGGAATGCAAAGTCGAAGGAGCAATACAACTTCCCGTGACTATCGGGGAAGAGCCCAGGGAGGCCATACAGATGTTGAACTCTCAGGTTGTTAAGGCAACCTCTTCTTACAATGCCATCATAGGTAAAATAGGAATCCATGTGTTTAAGGCTGTTCTCTCAACCTACCACATTG
Encoded here:
- the LOC141665548 gene encoding uncharacterized protein LOC141665548 — translated: MSIVGEPSKLSKSEMMLEFGDRDLEGLKFPQDDPLVITPVIGNYPIMRVLGDNRASVDILFHDTFIRMGYNDSQLTPSYAPIYRFNHVECKVEGAIQLPVTIGEEPREAIQMLNSQVVKATSSYNAIIGKIGIHVFKAVLSTYHIVLRFPTRNGVGEAKGEQKMAHSCYVAALRPDRTGGDVFACTAADTPRIDPNLITHRLNVDPTRKAVKQKKRTYAPDRLEATK